Below is a window of Sciurus carolinensis chromosome 6, mSciCar1.2, whole genome shotgun sequence DNA.
CAAGTGGCTGTCAGTCAAGGATCTGCCATTTTCAAACTGGGTGATCTTGGGGTGGGattgtatgttttgttttaatccacTTTTGAGTCCATTTCCTGATGCATACAACGGGGGTAGTACCAATTTCAAGGGTGGCTGGGAGGATTAAGAGAGATGAACACAACTAGACCCTCAGGTCCTCAGGATCTGTGGTTGCTGAGGGGACGTGAAGAGCAAATGGGACAGGGTATGTGGCTCAGCTGGCCCCAGCTAGCCGGGTAAGCATTCCAAGGCCTGGGAATCAAAAAGGGCCTGAGGAATCCAGGAATGGGGTGGGGCAAGTGGGTGGCTGAGGGACTTGAGGCCAGCTAAGAAGCATGGACTATTTAAGGATCAAATGCAAGAGCGACTGACTACTTGTTCAAGCTTTGCTCTGACATTATTTCCATCAAAACTGTCAGGCGTTCTTGaaattctctctcttcccctccgtTTTATTAGGGCCAAACGGAGAGGACAGGCGACCGCCCCAGACGGGCCAGCCCGTCGTTCGCCGCTCGCGGCGCTCTATAGGGGGCGCTGCCCCGAGCCgggcaggaaggaaaagaaggcgGCGCGAAAACGCGTTGGAACTTGGGCCCCGCCGCGGCCCGTAGCCGGCGTCTCCAACATGGCGGCCCCCCAAGATGTCCACGTCCGGATCTGCAACCAGGAGATCGTCAAGTTCGACCTGGAGGTGAAAGCGCTTATCCAGGTACCGGCCTCGGGCGCTGCGGCCTCCCCATCCCGCGGTGCTGGGCGCGGCTCCTCGGGGCTCCCTCGCGCCCTTCCCAGCGCGCCCGGCGCCTGCTCGCCACCCCCGCGCCGGTGGCGTCCCCGCGGGCAACCGCCGCCCCTCGTTGTGTTTTGTGAATGGAGAAATCGAGTAGCGAGCCCGAGGCGGACCGTGGCAAACCCACGGAAGGGCCGGGGGAAGGGCCGGCAGCGGGCACCAGGGGGCTTCGCCGAGCCGTTCGagggtcctgggctggggagcgcGAGCAGCCGACGTCTGGCGAGAGTGGAGCAGGAAGAAACCAAGAGCCTAAGCTGTTTCCCTTTGCGACAGGTGCCAGCAGACATCAGAGGTAGACTCAGGAGCCGGCGGCCCGCGGtggcagagagggaaggagggtcTGCCCAGTACCGCGCGCAGAGTGGTGCGGGGACGCGCGATTGAGTGAACCCCAGAACAAGAGGCGTGAGCAAGCGTTTAGGTGTCTCGAACTTCTGTTCTCCGACGTGTGATCTACAGAAGGCCGGgccaattttagaggaagaaatttaGGGTTGGATTAACACAAATGAATCACCAGGGActaggctcagtggtggagtgtgtgctcagcatgtgcaaggccctccGTTTGATCtgcagcaccaaaaaagaaagaaagaagaagtgaCCTTTTCACGCTATCTGAATTGTGTACACCCCTCTTATACCCTTCTAGCATGTGGGTTCTTGTGGTTGCCAAGGAGAAAGAGTGGTTATAACTAGATGCATTGCACTCTTACCACGTTCCAGCTGCTCCATTAAGTGCTTTACACTGATATATGACCTCAAGGTGGGTACTGTGATGAGgatactgaggcacagagaactTAAGTAACTTCTTAAGATTGCACAACCAATAAGTTCCCCCAGCCAGAATTTGCACATAATCTGGATCTAGAGTCTGCTTTAAAACCTGGCCCCAGTgattctgaatttattttcagaaacgAATTCTAAATCTACCCTTAAACATGTCTGTAAACACTGTGTCTTATAACAGATGGTTTGTAAAATGAGATCAAGTTAATCTTGTCATACTTTGCAGGAATTTAAGCATTCTGGTTTTCGAATTGGAAGGATCTAAAGTTACAGTATCACTTTCGGATGTCCATTCTTATTGGGCATGCAAGCTGCTTTATGTGTTCATACTGATTGGGCAATGCTTTGTTAAACTTAAGGGACTAATAATTAGGTCAGGGCATAGTTACGATTctctgttcttgattttttttttttttttttttttttttttttgtggtgctggggatcaaattcagggccttacacatgctaggcaaatgctccactactgagctatacccctaaccTACTCTCACATTATTTGTTCAACATTAATCTAAAGAGAGATGAGGAAAATGCGAGAGAGAATGGTTTTGCTTTTGTCACAGAGGGGAACAGCAGAAATGAGGATGAATTATAGTCAGGCCAACCTTAGTGGTCTGAGCCAGCTTTCTCACTGTACAGATGgtatgatttcatttcattgcCACAGGAAAGGCCCATCATCTCTTCCATGTCTCCTAGGATATCCGAGACTGTTCTGGACCCTTAAGTGCACTCACCAAACTGAACACTGAAGTGAAAGAGAAGTTTCAGCAGCTGCGCCACAGAATACAGGTGAGGGCGGCTGCAGAACTGGGACGCGGAGAATGGGTCACAACAAGGGAGCTGTGTTCCCTCTAGCCTCTGCTTGAAAGCCGTCCAGGCCTTCAGACACCAGCTGGAGGGAGTGGTAAACATCTGGCCAGCTAGGTGACTGCTAAGCTGCTCCCCAGCGAGGGAGCAGTGAGTAACTTGAATGCAAATTGGAATTTTTCAACTTGAAAACCCTAAAGTCACTTCAACTATTTTCTCTTGTTTACTGCTCTCTCCAGCCCACTTGTTCTCCACCTCAGTCTGTCACCAGCCTCTCTTGCATGTGTCTTCCTGTTCCTGGAGTCCTGGGTCACATGTGCACATTAGGATACCTGCATTCAGGGCATGAGAAGGAACAGTTGGAGTAGCGTAGGCTTTCCACTGCCTGCCCCAGTGAGTGCCAGGGGAGTGGCGGGGTCTGCCCATCCCTGGTGACTCTGTAGGACCTGGTCTCGATGCCAGTGGTGAAGACTTGTGCTTTGTGTATGACGTCACCCAAAGCCAGCCAGCAGCTTTGTTGATGCTCAGCAGATGAAGACAGTCTGTTCCGAAGCTGGCAGAAAACCGGCCTGCTGGTTCGCAAAGCAACAGGGTGTTGTGTCCAATGTGGCCTTCCTGTGGGGGTCTCAAGAAGTTCAGTCCAAAATGtgttgttttttccatagagttACCTTTAGAATTTTAGCAGTCACTATACCTAGCTCatctctctgtctccatctccagCACTCATAATAACcatcttaatttttgaaatattgttaCTTTCACATGTtttacatatgtgtgcatatgtgcatacaAGCTTACATAAAAAGTTTCTCAGTTATACCCACAGGTTACTATTTCCATTTGTTACTTATATATCTTTCCAGAATTTCTCTACtcagatatttaaaaagacaaatgtattttcttatttcttttccatttctcatttaaaaattggaCTAACTATAACACCACTTTTCTAAATTTACAATGTATATCTGAAGCCTTTCCACATCAGGAACTAGAGAGCTTCCTCAGTCTTTTTGTatagctgtgattttttttttagccttttCTCTATCAAGGAGGATTGATTTGGattgcttctactttttttttttctttctaagctaattttttcttaaaaggccTTTCTTCAGCTCATCCACTATACCCACTACCTTCAACATGAGTATGTCCTTGTCCACGTAAGTATTTGCAGGCTTACCTAGTGTTTATTTCCTTcactaatttatataaattacctCACTAATATATTTACGTATTTACTATGCTCCCTGCCCCCATTAGCTCCTCGGCACAGGTGTGTCTGCATCTGTCGAAGTGATAGGCACATAGCCAGTGAATGAATAACCCCACCCCAGTTCTAATCTGCATCCCTAAGCATGTACATGTTCTCTTCATACCTGGAATTATACAagagatttctgtttgtttgatgTTTTTTAGCTCTTGTGTCAATGTCTTTTTTGTGCATTTGCAACAAAATTGTGATACTAGAAGAGAAATGGTCATATATTATCAAAATACACTGTTCTACACGTAGTCGGTGTTGACTATGTGTCAATAAATGTCTGTGTGTTTGTCTTCAGATATATGGTTCTCAACCTGGAATTTGAGAATTACTCTACCCTCTTGCTTTTCTCCAGAACTGATGCTGGTTCTCTGACCAACTTCATGAGGAAATCATACTTTGCTCCCTCCCGTCCTCCCTGTGTCTCCTCTCTTCCTGTGCTTCCGTTCTTCCATTCAGTAATCGAGTGCCTATTATATGCCAGGCTTAAGGGATAAAGGTAGTGAACAGTACCAGACACAGTTTTGCTTTCAGTTTACATTCTACTAgggaaatttaaacaaataatcaTGCAAATAACtgataatatttacaaaaattttcGAATTCACAAttgattatttctccttttctctgcttTAGCAGTATATGGGGAAATCAATTGGAAGGAATTTCTGAGCTACTGAAATAGTGAATACATGTTCCAAATTAGCATGTGCAAATAAGTATGTAAATAAATTAGTATACAGAGGAGCTTACAAAGAGGTTTTAGATCAATAGCTTGATTGAAACTGGAACTTGTTTCAATTTGTAAAGAAAACAGTGTGACTTGACATTTGAGGTATTGGGACATCCTTAATTACTGCGTGTGCTGTTCCGCTCTCTGAAGTTGGGGGGTCTGATACTGCTGGTTGGCCTGCTGCTCCCACTCAGGCTGCAGTGTGTGCTGCTGGTGGTGCTTCGGGCTGTGAGCCTCGCCTTCTGCGGACCTTACCTGGGAGGCTGCAGCCTGGTCCAGGGCAAGTCCCTCCAGGGGCTTTCTGCTTCTGCCTATCTCCGGGGATTAGCAAACCTGGGGGTgctttctttattaatttctctAAATTTGAACCCCAGATCAATGTGAGAGCAGCTCTCTGATTGTAAATGCTCAGGGGAGTCTTATACATCTCTATATAGAACCCCTAGTGcccccaccaaaaagaaaaaaagcaagtgcCGTGATTTCATCTGATGGGCAGATGTTTTCCTAGACGTTTTGCCAAGGGTGTAGCCTTTCACGGGTCCTGGATCTGTGATGTTTCCAGTTCCGAGTCTCAGTCTCAGATGGCCtgaatcttcatttttctgtccTTACATGAGCTTTCAAACTCTCCAACTCTTTGTAACCCATCTCTGGTGAACCCGAGCCAGTAGTTGGGACAGCATTTGGAAATGTGGCCATTTGAAATTCCTGTGCTGGGTGTGGGTCTGTGGCTCATCTTCTGTGCGTTCTCCCTTCCATCCCGGCCTGCCCTGGCTCCTAGGAGCGGGGCTGTCTCGGGCAGCGAGCCCTCTGGCTTGAGTTCACTACTCACTTTGACCCTAgggattttccttattttttgcaGCTTGGCTGTAAACTTAAAAAGATATGTTATTATATGTTCCCCATCCTCTCTAGGTATTCTGTTTTGAAGCGAGGACTTCAAGTGTCCTTTCGTGCCCTGCTAGGAAGAGAAGTCAGTGCTCTTCTGTTTTTGTGTTGatgttaaaaatcatttaacaCAGAGCTGTTTTCTCCTTGAAGGAACTTGAGCAGTCGGCTAAGGAGCAAGACAAGGAGTCGGAGAAGCAGCTTCTACTGCAGGAAGTGGAGAATCACAAAAAGCAGATGCTGAGGTAGCAGGACCTGGCCTCACACCGGCCGCCTCCGGGTCTCTTGCTCTCATGAAGCTTATGCGAGTATTTGCCTCGTAAACCCAGGCCACGGTGCCTCAGCTGTGTGGTTTACACAGGGCCAAGTGTGCTCCCGGACCGGGACTCtctggtggggaggggagggaacagTGAGCGGAGCTGTGCATGGTTCACAGAAGCACATTTAATGTCAtgctgttttttatgtttttgaaacaaaataaaacccacgATTAATTTTGTAATATAGGGTCAATTTTATCCAAGAGAAATTGGTACTAGAAAAACCCCACTGGAAATGAATCTACTTAAGGGAACAAAATGTGGAAGGTTTGAAGGGGACGTTATCTGAAAACACTGACATGCAAAGATGTAAATGAGCTTGTTCCGTTCAACAGAATTGAATCTTAGTCCAGCTCTGTGCCAATCCTTGATTACAGAACTGCAACCGtgtgctatttttttaaatcataaccTTTGttcctgtgtttatttatttacgaGGTGCTGGGGTGACCCAGGGCctcgtgtgctaggcaagtgctctgcccctgactacaccccagccctgagctGTCTTGATGTGAATGGAGGAGGAATAACTTCTGACCAGATGGTCTGAAGCGGCACCTCTCCCTTCTCATTTGACTTCTGTGCAGTAATCACAGGGGCTGTTCCTGCAGAGACCTGAGGGCTCCTCAGCTTTCCCAGGCCACCGGTCTTCGGGGCCTTCTCCCTGGAAGCCCTGCTGTGTCAGCGTTCCTGCAGGTTTCTCTGGGGCCCTGCTCCTTGGTGTTGTTTCTGAGTATTCCCCAGCAGTGTCCAGCTACGTGCCTGCGGGAAGGCGTTGGCTGGTGGACATGGGCCCGGGGAGGCTGACGTGAGTGCGCGGGGTTCTGGTGCTTGACACGTAGTGACTGCTTTGTGTCCTGTTACTTTTGCTTTCCTGTTCTACCAAGTAAACATAGCTCGTGAGCCCGGAATAGAGAGGCGCCTGTGTGAAGTTCAGCAAGCTACGCCAAACACCGCCAGCTTAGGACAGGCCCAGGCTGCGAGTGGCCATGCAGACTTGGAGGCCAGAAGGCTGCACCTGAGTGCATGCTGTTGGCCACTGTGGTTGGACAGTGCCTGGGCTGGCTTGTCACCCTGTGCGGCGAGTGTCTGCTCGCTTGTCTTCACCTGGAAGGGCAGGCACACCAGGGCCCTGCAGAACTCCTGCGAATGCTTTGAAGACGCAGTTGACGCAGGCATGAAATGGCGTGGCAGGTGCTGCGTGGGCATCCGAGAGCCCTCGGCAGACCTTGGGCGCGGAGGTGTTACTGGAAGCCACCCTGAGTTCACATGCTCTGCTGCGGTTTTGGATATTTCCAGGGGTTAGTACAGTTGACTTGAGCTGGTGCGTGAGAGTCCAGAGCACGGGTGTCATTCCCACAGGGGCACAGTTGagatgctaggcaggcgctctaccgctgagctgtGTGCCCACTCGGCCCCACAGTTAGCTTTCCTGTGCTCTGTCAGTGAAGGCTGTCTTTCTGACCTCAGGGACTGTTCACTGGGTGTGAGTTGTAGCTCACACAGTAGGTTAGGCGAGATGTAACTAAATCATGTCACTGAGGCCCCTGCCGATGCAGTACGTCTGTGTTGTTGTTGACGGGTCTGTCGTCATGAAGAAGCGCGGTCTTGGAGACACACGGACGAAGCTGGGTCCTTGGTCTCTGCCTCCTGTGACAACATGCATTCACTGAGAGCCGAGGGGCAGAGACGGTCCTTCTAGGCTGGGCTGGGAAGATGTGTagtagggggctggggctggggctcagtggcagagtttgatgcttagcatcacataaaaaaataaaataaaggtattgtgttcatctacaactaaaaatattttaaaaagaaacaaaaacgaAGTGTAGTAGGTTGGGGTTCTCAAGGAATGGCCGCACCAGGACACAGCAGTGCAGTACTGCCTTAGGTCACTTGATGGACCGGGGCCTTGCGTGCCCAGCTGGCGGGTGGAGGCGGCCCTGCTGTCTGAGGTGTCATGGGGCTGTAGACGGTGCCTGCAGATGGCACCATCCTGGAGACGGCCTCTGGGTCCAGAGGACCTGAGCTACATCAGTTCCCAGCGCAGCTGAGAGGCCGCAGTGGCAGGAGGTAGGGACAGACACCACACACCGCACTTGGAAGGATGGACCGCCGACGGCAGCGGCTAACAGCCTGTGGGGTCCAGGGCATCTCACACGGGCCCTTCTCTTCCAGCAATCAGACCTCGTGGAGGAAAGCCAATCTCACTTGCAAAATCGCCATCGACAACCTAGAGAAGGCAGAGCTTCTCCAGGGGGGAGACCCCCTGAGGCAAAGGTAACCCGCCTCTTGTCTTTCTGGGCTGGGGTAACAGTTGGCATGCTGTCTGACCCTCTGTGGGACAATGTTTGCGCTTAATGTATTATTAATGTAAGTAATATTTAAAGTATGAAAGAAGTATATGGTTATTTGTcgtaaacaagtaaaataaaggaaactcTCACTTGCTGATGAGCATAGCTGTGGTCGCGGCTCATAAACACTTGGTATACTGCCTCccctgttattttttctttcatattttttacaaAGTCAGAATCGTACTATGTATAAAATTTAGCATCCTACACATCTTCCTTTTGTATTATAGCACAAagacttgtttaaaaataatgcaataaacAGTGCCCGGTGTTCCATCGTTCACCAACCCGCTGTGGCTGAGTGTCTGGATTTTGAGTGTTGTATGCACTGCAACGTGGCGTCCTGGAGTGAGAGGCTTTGTCCACATTTGGGTGGTTCTTTGGAGGGATTGCCAGGGATGAGATGACTGTCCAGGCCCCTGTATGAACTGCAGCCTTCCTGCAGACGGCAGCGCTGACTGTTGCTGCCGGCACCGAGGGATCGTCTTCGACACCTGCTGATGTGATAGGCCAAGAACTGGGAGCTCCCTCTTGAGGGTGGCTTAGTTgactttcctcctccctcctctgggctTTTAGGAAAACCACCAAAGAGAGCCTGGCCCAGACGTCGAGTGTCATCACGGAGAGCCTCATGGGGATCAGCAGGATGATGTCACAGCAGGTGCAGCAGAGTGAGGAGGCCATGCAGACTCTAGGTAAGCCCAGCGCGGAGTGGGAGCTTCCCCAGGCTGCCTGCCCCACCACGTGTCCAGGGCTCCTCCACCTCAGCCCCCTGAAGCTTCCTGGCTTATGTGGCACCTTGCTCGTGAGGGGAGGTGACGTCTCGGCCCTGCCCTGGGGAGGTGCGCTGCCCCGGGCCCTCTGGGTTGCAGGTGCTGCGGACTGCCCCCAGGCACCGGCGCATCCACTGGAGGCATTTGGCACCCAGGCAGCACTGGGCAAGAGGCCTGGCATCGGCTCTCAGTGAGGGCTCGGTCCTGTGTGACCAGGCAGGCTTGGGAGTCGTGACTGCTGTCAGGACGCTCAGCCCCGTCTACAGCTGCGCTCCTGAGAGTTTCTGACTGAGTTCCTTTGCAGAGGTGCCAGTCAGAGGCTGCGGAACTCGGAAGGGGCACAGTAGACAAGGACAGCGAGCGTGGCGGTGTGGAGCCCCGGCCCCTTGCCTCGCTGCAGCCCGCCTTGTCACGTCCTGCTTGCTTTGAAGCCAACCCAGATGTCATCCACAAGTCTCTCAACTCTCCTCTCCAAAAAATAATACACCAGGGTCTCTGGGGAAAACAAATGCAGAACCACAGTGCCATCACTACCCAATATTATCTGTAAATCccaaccattttatttcttcttttcacctttcaaacaggaacaaaaagaaagcaagcctGTGTCCCAGAGCTCGCCTCGGGTGCTGGGCGCTGTTTGAGCACTGCGACCCAGGATGGACCAGGCCCTTGCCCCGTGGTGCACCATGGCgtgggagggctgggagcagaaCAGGGTGCAGGGGGAGCCGGGCCCAGCAGTGCTTCCGCCTGGGCGTTGCTACTCTGGCGGGGACGGGGCAGGCGCCGCTGAGGGCCTCCGGTGTGCAGAGGGGTCCCCTCGTGTGCGAGTGGTTCTTGGGCACGTTTTATAGGAGAAGTATCTAGTGAAGATGCTTCCTGCCCCTTATCATGACCGAAAGGCCTGTTAGGACCACAGTTCTGAAACAAGGCACGCTGGGATGGGGTCTGCAGCGGGATCGCGCGGGGGGCTGAGTTGGGGTGGCGGGTCCTGGGTGGAGGCAGGACAGCACTCCGGGATGCTCGTCGTCTGCTTCGGTGGCACGTCCAAATCCTCCAAAAATGAAGTGTATAAAAAGGAAGGCCTATCAAggtttacctgttttttttttttttggtaccaggggttgcacccaggggtgctctgccccTAAGGCACATCTTCAGTTCTTATCCAgactggcctcagcctcctgagtcactgtgattgtGTTGGTGTCCCCGGGCTGAGCAGTTTTCTCTTAAGTTCTTACCTGCATTTTTGAAAGAGGTGAAGAAAGAGGGCTGAGAGGGACTTTGTTCCCTGAGTATTTTTGCCTCTTATCTGTCATTTTCAAAATGCTGTTTCCTCTGATAATTTATTAGCTTAATTTGGTGAAAAGTTAAAACACGTGACTTGGTTAAAGGAAAAGTACCATCCTAGCGCTGCTGGATAGAAACGTAAGGGGAGCCAGGCATGAAACCTTAAGTGTTCTAGCAGGTACACGTATTCGGTAAAGAGAAGCGTGAAATTAATTCAAGTGACTTACTTCAGCCATTATATGTGAAATAGTCCCATGTCATCAGGCaattaatagtaaaattattGAAAAGTCACCACTCAGTATCCATGAGGGACTGGTCCAGGAACCCCATGGACATCAAGATCCGAGGATGCTCAGGTCCCTTCTGTAAAATGGCATCGTATTTGCAAACCCCCCCGCATGCCCCTGTGTGCTTTTCGGCATCGCTGATGACTTGTGATGCCTAGCACAGTGTGGGTGCCATGCAGGTAGCCATTACGCGGTGTCGTTCGGGGGAGCAGACAAGGAGGTCTCTTCGTGTTTACAGGTGCGTTTTTTCCACAAGTTTTCATTTGAGGTGGGTGGAAGCCCCGGGTGAGGAGCCTGTGGACGTGCTGGACTTGCCTTCCCTCCTGCTGTCTGCGACCATGCGTGTGTTCACACTTACAGATCTCAGTTGGGATCAGCCACATTTGTATGGTCAGGCGCCTGAGGGTGCTGCGGCTGCTGTGTGGTGGGAGCAAAAGGTGCCATCTGAGTAGACAGACAGAAACTGCAGCGCGTTCTCCTGAGAGGCCGGAGACCCCTGGCCTTCCTCCTCCGGGCCCTCCCCAGAGCCCACCTGGCTTCCCGTTTCTCGTGTCCCTGGCGCTGGCTCCTGCCCAGGCGCAGCAGCTCACGGCCCTGTCTGCCCTTGTGGCACTCATCAGTGGATGTTCCGAGGACGCCTTGCCAGGCTTTGCAGGAGAGACTGGCCAGGCGGACCTTCTCCCCGTTGTGGGGCCCACAGTCTGCACTCAGGACTCCTGGCTCAGGGAGCCGTGGTTATCCCCCAGGCTGGGGCACAAGTACAAGTGTTCGTTCCGTCTTGAGAGCTGCGGCCAGTGGCCCAGCACTGAAGGGCTGGTGCAGGGGGTGCTCTCGCCAGCACCCAGGCTGTCCTTGCCTTTGTGTGACCTGCAAAGAGCGGGTCTGACCTCAGGTGTCCTGGGGGCCACAGCTCACCGGTAGAAGGTACCAGTGCCCCCCGCCTGTGAGCAGCCTCACAGCACCTGTCCGTGGTCACCTGGTTGGTCTGGTGGCTGGCGGGTCTTGGCAGAGCCTGTCTGCTTTGGAGAGCTGAGTTTGGTGCTTAGCCAGCCCCTTGCTGCCCTTCTCCCTGCCTGTGTCCACCTTCTAGACCCCCGAGCAAACGCCATCAGCTGGCTGGGGCCTGGGAGGAGCCTTTCCTGCCAGGGCCTTGTTCCCTGCTCGCTGAGGGGCCGTGGTGGCCTGCCCTGGCTCAGCGCAGTATGTCATATTGGCAGCCAGCCAGCAGCAAGCCCCTGGTCACCTGCGCTGAACAGTCTGAGTCAGGCCCCTGCCTCTTGTGTTTCAGTCAACTCCTCCCGCACCATCCTGGACGCAAATGAAGAGTTTAAGTCCATGTCGGGCACCATCCAGCTGGGCCGGAAACTCATCACGAAGTACAACCGCCGGGAGCTGACCGACAAGCTCCTCATCTTCCTCGCGCTGGCCCTCTTTCTTGCTACGGTCCTGTACATCGTGAAAAAGcgcctctttccttttttgtaatgTCTGAGGGGCCGGCTTTGGCTCTTCT
It encodes the following:
- the Bnip1 gene encoding vesicle transport protein SEC20 isoform X1, whose protein sequence is MAAPQDVHVRICNQEIVKFDLEVKALIQDIRDCSGPLSALTKLNTEVKEKFQQLRHRIQELEQSAKEQDKESEKQLLLQEVENHKKQMLSNQTSWRKANLTCKIAIDNLEKAELLQGGDPLRQRKTTKESLAQTSSVITESLMGISRMMSQQVQQSEEAMQTLVNSSRTILDANEEFKSMSGTIQLGRKLITKYNRRELTDKLLIFLALALFLATVLYIVKKRLFPFL
- the Bnip1 gene encoding vesicle transport protein SEC20 isoform X2, which encodes MAAPQDVHVRICNQEIVKFDLEVKALIQDIRDCSGPLSALTKLNTEVKEKFQQLRHRIQELEQSAKEQDKESEKQLLLQEVENHKKQMLSNQTSWRKANLTCKIAIDNLEKAELLQGGDPLRQRKTTKESLAQTSSVITESLMGISRMMSQQVQQSEEAMQTLGAADCPQAPAHPLEAFGTQAALGKRPGIGSQ